Proteins encoded within one genomic window of Desulfonatronospira thiodismutans ASO3-1:
- a CDS encoding lipopolysaccharide biosynthesis protein has translation MVTFVKRKIHNLVSDKKFSEILRNSVWALGAKVLAAVLGMVTYIIIARWYGADVLGIVAVLQSFLMLATIFTVLGTNTSILRLTPEHLAKYPPTSAFKVYRKTQYLVLGVSLVTV, from the coding sequence ATGGTCACGTTTGTAAAACGCAAAATCCACAACCTCGTCTCAGACAAGAAATTCTCCGAGATACTGCGGAACTCTGTTTGGGCGCTGGGGGCAAAAGTGCTGGCCGCTGTGCTTGGGATGGTGACCTACATCATAATCGCCAGATGGTATGGTGCTGATGTCCTGGGCATCGTGGCTGTGCTGCAGTCTTTCCTCATGCTGGCCACGATATTCACGGTCTTGGGTACGAATACCTCCATCCTGCGGCTGACTCCGGAGCATCTGGCCAAGTACCCCCCTACCTCGGCCTTTAAAGTCTACCGCAAGACCCAGTACCTGGTGCTGGGGGTTTCCCTGGTAACTGTTTGA
- a CDS encoding sensor histidine kinase, with amino-acid sequence MIKTVIRNFLFDAIKFTPRGGRIMILSSQDGRHAVVSVQANGIGMVQEILSSIFSVKKKQWQIVTEGEKGTGLGLILCKQFIEQHGEKIWIESEPGQGTTVSFTLLLA; translated from the coding sequence ATGATTAAGACTGTAATCCGCAATTTCCTGTTTGATGCCATTAAATTTACCCCTCGCGGGGGAAGAATCATGATTCTATCCAGTCAGGATGGACGCCATGCTGTTGTATCCGTTCAAGCCAACGGCATTGGTATGGTTCAGGAGATATTGTCTTCAATCTTTTCCGTTAAAAAGAAGCAATGGCAGATAGTAACTGAGGGAGAGAAGGGCACAGGTCTGGGTTTGATTCTGTGCAAACAGTTTATTGAACAGCATGGCGAAAAGATCTGGATTGAAAGTGAGCCAGGCCAGGGAACAACAGTCAGCTTTACGTTGCTTCTGGCATGA
- a CDS encoding DUF2442 domain-containing protein: MIRITQARYLGDYQVELSFSDGMTGIFDGKSLLKRSGPLLKPLNDELFFQRFFVDSGALSWPHGLELSPAKLYQSCKLHKAA, from the coding sequence ATGATTAGAATTACTCAGGCCAGATATCTTGGCGACTACCAGGTTGAGCTGTCATTTTCTGATGGAATGACCGGAATTTTTGACGGAAAATCCCTTTTAAAAAGAAGCGGTCCTTTACTGAAACCATTAAATGATGAGCTCTTTTTTCAACGTTTTTTTGTAGACTCTGGAGCTCTGAGCTGGCCTCATGGGCTGGAATTGTCGCCAGCCAAACTCTATCAGAGCTGCAAACTGCACAAGGCCGCTTAG
- a CDS encoding DUF4160 domain-containing protein has product MPVLSIFFGIIIRMRHDDHPPPHIHAAYQGFEALIEIKTGTITDGYLPNKAAKIVREWCLVHQAELLENWERAQRFEPLERIQGADFDD; this is encoded by the coding sequence ATGCCTGTTTTATCAATATTTTTCGGCATCATTATAAGGATGAGACATGATGACCATCCCCCTCCACACATACACGCTGCTTATCAGGGATTCGAGGCCTTGATTGAAATCAAAACAGGCACCATAACCGATGGATACCTCCCGAATAAAGCAGCAAAAATTGTTAGAGAATGGTGTCTTGTACATCAGGCTGAACTGCTTGAAAACTGGGAAAGGGCACAACGTTTTGAACCCTTGGAACGTATACAGGGAGCTGACTTCGATGATTAG
- a CDS encoding PAS domain S-box protein yields the protein MSQKTSPPTDQGSIEPPVFENPQGILMNAPVCIFTTTPDGRYLSVNNTLARMHGYDSPRQLMDSVTDIATQIYADPADRDKLKSMLEQYGQVTNFECRLRHRSGRIFWVSENISVIKDKDGNITAYQGFNQAITERKQTELALHKSEERFSLAMQATRDGLWDWDVTTGEVYFSPGYARMLGYDSTEVPPHVQTWLDLIHPEDKEKAYQANLDCINNLVDSFEVEFRMQAKNRDWVWILGRGSAVRRDESGKALRMIGTHTDITNRKQAEEARIASEQKFKNLIEKCPASVMLLDHQGRVEFVNDWHIEKFANNKLGKEYFLGRSIHELPGLVNAGVDTEISRVFQGDDVELENVYFPEFAVGGSGWVNIRAVPVYQGGRVAGGVLLRENITARKKMETALQQSQQKFRSLVENTQDVIYSHTPEGHFTYLSPQVSDLLGYEVQELLGKNFQDLVHPQDLPVVQRGLDNALKTDQNHGEVEYRLLHKDGHYRWFHVRVSFQRNSEGEIESVLGVARDITERKQAEELLRESEERTRHLNAVLKAYNQVNEVIFNAGDITPLLQEVCQALISTRGYYNAWIILLDKNKNVTHFGQAGLDDEFQELIDGFQYGKKPACALNVSTSPGLQVVMDPGTDCEGCPLAEQYSDRSGFSARLEVEGFVLGLITVSIPANLAGDLEEQDLFNSLAWTIAQGIQRIRLEKIRRSQRERLKNYERIISRINDGMAIVAPDYRYIIVNDAYQREFGKPREEIEGHTVEELVGKEVFYSKIKPRLDTAFAGEEVVSEDSFPGLDGVLKYKVMNYYPFYEKDGSVAGVVATGKDFTEQKKAEDALRESEELLRTVNETVGEGIVLKDASDRFVHWNKTASDIFGLDIEHARGQTPEVFDIKFIHEDGTEYAGDDFPSQHTLRTGEPCNNVIMGIKRNNQSTTWLKINTRPIFTPGEAKPYLVVVSFSDITERKHAEEKLKSMNQQLQKSNAEKDELFSFVAHDLKAPIAGFLSLTEVLNKYFDDFSMDELREMLSEMHKSSEGLHALLEDLLQWARVKKGMLVYTPESVCLNDLVTAGISLARSVADQKDINLWNNVPRGMNLYADQKMIYSVIRNLLFNALKFTYQGGNVSIHAHKQGSMVKIMIHDDGMGMDQDTAARVFAIDKRKSVKGTDGEKGTGLGLALCKEFVEQHGGRIWIDSEPGQGTTVYFTVPGNGEVD from the coding sequence ATGTCCCAAAAGACCTCCCCGCCAACGGACCAAGGCTCAATCGAGCCACCTGTCTTTGAGAATCCTCAAGGCATCCTGATGAATGCCCCTGTGTGTATTTTTACCACCACGCCTGACGGACGCTATTTATCCGTCAACAACACCCTTGCCCGGATGCACGGCTATGATTCTCCCCGCCAGCTTATGGACTCCGTTACAGACATAGCAACCCAGATCTATGCAGACCCTGCTGATCGGGATAAACTGAAAAGTATGCTGGAACAATACGGCCAGGTCACCAACTTTGAGTGCCGGTTGCGGCACAGAAGCGGCAGAATTTTCTGGGTGTCTGAAAACATCAGTGTGATTAAGGATAAAGACGGAAATATCACTGCCTACCAGGGCTTTAATCAGGCCATCACCGAGCGCAAACAGACAGAACTGGCGCTTCATAAGAGCGAGGAACGCTTTTCACTGGCTATGCAGGCAACCAGAGACGGACTGTGGGACTGGGATGTGACCACTGGAGAGGTTTATTTCAGTCCGGGGTATGCTCGGATGTTAGGGTATGATTCCACTGAAGTGCCTCCCCATGTACAAACATGGCTGGATCTTATTCACCCAGAAGACAAAGAGAAAGCCTACCAGGCCAATCTGGACTGCATAAACAACCTGGTGGACTCTTTTGAAGTCGAGTTTCGCATGCAGGCCAAAAATAGAGACTGGGTCTGGATTCTGGGCCGGGGCAGTGCAGTCAGAAGAGATGAGTCCGGCAAGGCCCTGCGCATGATCGGGACGCACACGGACATCACCAATCGCAAGCAGGCGGAAGAAGCAAGAATTGCAAGTGAACAGAAATTTAAAAACCTCATCGAGAAATGTCCTGCCTCTGTTATGCTGCTTGACCATCAGGGCCGGGTAGAATTTGTTAATGACTGGCATATAGAAAAATTTGCCAACAACAAGCTGGGCAAGGAATATTTTCTGGGCAGGTCCATACACGAGCTTCCCGGCCTGGTTAATGCCGGAGTGGATACAGAGATTTCCCGAGTTTTCCAGGGGGACGATGTTGAACTGGAAAATGTATATTTTCCCGAGTTTGCTGTGGGAGGTTCCGGATGGGTCAACATCAGAGCGGTGCCTGTTTATCAGGGGGGCCGGGTTGCAGGCGGAGTTCTGCTCCGGGAAAATATTACTGCACGAAAAAAAATGGAAACTGCTCTACAGCAAAGTCAGCAAAAGTTCAGATCGCTGGTGGAAAATACCCAGGACGTTATATACTCTCATACACCTGAAGGGCATTTTACTTATCTTTCTCCTCAGGTATCAGATCTTTTAGGCTACGAAGTCCAGGAGCTATTAGGCAAAAACTTTCAAGACCTTGTTCATCCCCAGGATCTGCCGGTGGTGCAGAGGGGGTTGGATAACGCTCTTAAAACCGATCAAAACCATGGCGAAGTAGAATATCGCCTGCTGCACAAAGACGGCCATTATCGCTGGTTTCATGTACGTGTTTCTTTTCAGCGAAACTCTGAAGGAGAGATTGAGTCGGTATTGGGAGTGGCCCGGGATATTACTGAACGTAAGCAGGCAGAGGAGCTTCTGCGGGAATCAGAAGAGCGCACCCGGCATTTGAATGCAGTGCTGAAGGCCTATAACCAGGTCAATGAGGTGATTTTCAATGCCGGGGATATAACCCCTCTGCTGCAGGAGGTTTGTCAGGCTCTGATTTCCACCAGGGGATATTATAATGCCTGGATCATCCTTCTGGACAAAAACAAAAATGTCACACATTTCGGCCAGGCAGGTCTTGATGATGAGTTCCAGGAACTTATTGACGGCTTTCAATATGGAAAGAAGCCTGCATGCGCTCTAAACGTATCAACCTCGCCAGGCCTGCAGGTTGTCATGGATCCGGGCACTGATTGCGAGGGCTGCCCTTTGGCTGAACAATATTCAGACAGATCCGGCTTCTCTGCACGCCTGGAGGTTGAAGGGTTTGTCCTTGGGCTGATCACAGTTTCAATCCCTGCAAACCTGGCCGGAGATTTAGAGGAGCAGGATTTGTTCAACAGCCTGGCCTGGACCATAGCCCAGGGAATTCAGAGAATCCGCCTGGAAAAGATCCGCCGCAGTCAAAGAGAACGCCTGAAGAATTATGAGCGGATCATCTCCAGGATCAATGATGGTATGGCTATAGTGGCTCCTGACTACAGGTATATAATTGTCAACGATGCTTACCAGCGGGAATTCGGCAAGCCACGTGAAGAGATTGAAGGACATACCGTGGAGGAACTGGTCGGGAAAGAAGTATTTTACAGCAAGATCAAGCCTCGTCTGGATACCGCATTCGCAGGTGAAGAGGTGGTCTCCGAGGACAGTTTTCCGGGACTGGACGGTGTTTTGAAGTATAAGGTGATGAACTATTATCCTTTCTATGAAAAGGACGGGAGTGTCGCCGGAGTCGTGGCAACGGGTAAAGATTTTACTGAGCAGAAAAAGGCCGAGGATGCTCTCAGGGAAAGTGAGGAGCTGTTACGGACTGTCAATGAGACAGTAGGCGAGGGAATAGTTCTTAAAGATGCCTCGGACAGGTTCGTCCACTGGAATAAAACCGCTTCAGATATTTTCGGACTGGATATTGAACATGCCAGAGGTCAAACTCCAGAGGTGTTTGATATAAAGTTCATTCACGAAGATGGAACCGAGTATGCTGGAGACGATTTCCCTTCTCAACACACATTACGCACTGGAGAACCTTGTAACAATGTAATCATGGGGATCAAGCGCAACAATCAGTCCACAACATGGCTGAAAATAAACACCCGTCCGATTTTTACGCCTGGCGAGGCAAAACCGTATCTTGTTGTCGTTTCTTTCTCGGATATCACTGAACGAAAGCATGCTGAAGAAAAACTCAAGAGCATGAATCAGCAACTTCAAAAGTCCAATGCAGAAAAGGATGAGCTTTTTTCATTTGTGGCCCATGATCTCAAGGCTCCCATTGCAGGGTTCTTGAGCTTAACCGAAGTACTGAACAAGTATTTCGATGATTTTTCCATGGACGAGTTAAGGGAGATGCTCAGTGAAATGCATAAGAGTTCGGAAGGTCTGCATGCTCTCCTGGAAGACCTCCTGCAATGGGCTCGAGTCAAAAAAGGGATGCTTGTATATACACCAGAATCAGTCTGCCTGAATGATCTTGTAACTGCCGGCATTTCTCTTGCCAGGAGTGTGGCTGACCAGAAGGATATCAATCTCTGGAATAACGTTCCCAGGGGGATGAACCTGTATGCAGATCAGAAAATGATATACTCTGTCATTCGCAATCTGCTTTTCAATGCACTCAAATTCACTTATCAGGGTGGAAACGTGTCCATCCACGCCCATAAGCAAGGCTCCATGGTCAAGATCATGATACATGATGATGGAATGGGCATGGACCAGGACACAGCGGCCAGGGTGTTTGCCATCGATAAAAGAAAGTCTGTCAAAGGTACTGATGGTGAAAAAGGAACCGGCCTGGGCCTTGCTCTGTGCAAAGAGTTTGTGGAGCAGCACGGAGGACGGATATGGATAGACAGCGAGCCTGGCCAGGGCACCACTGTGTATTTTACAGTGCCAGGCAACGGTGAAGTTGATTAG
- a CDS encoding type II toxin-antitoxin system RelE/ParE family toxin, producing MIRTFKSADTEDIFDGVASQAARRCCPQNIWPVTRRKLDQINRVRDVNELKLPPGNRLERLKGDRENQYSIRINQQYRICFIWEEGDAYEIEITDCH from the coding sequence ATGATAAGGACCTTTAAATCCGCCGACACAGAGGATATTTTTGATGGAGTGGCATCACAGGCAGCTCGAAGATGCTGTCCTCAAAACATCTGGCCGGTTACCCGCCGGAAACTGGATCAAATCAACAGAGTTCGGGATGTCAATGAACTTAAATTGCCTCCTGGAAATCGACTGGAACGCTTGAAAGGTGATCGGGAGAATCAATACAGCATTCGCATTAACCAACAATATCGCATTTGTTTTATATGGGAGGAAGGCGATGCCTATGAAATCGAAATCACAGATTGCCACTGA
- a CDS encoding HigA family addiction module antitoxin: MKSKSQIATDAERRLPRNRPPTHPGEMLFEEFVKPLGLTQVELARCLGVSYPRLNEIIKGKRSVTPDTALRLSRVLGMSPDFWLGLQQDWDLWHVMNSPEAENINRLKPIPRNQHSFA; the protein is encoded by the coding sequence ATGAAATCGAAATCACAGATTGCCACTGATGCTGAGAGGCGGTTGCCAAGAAATCGTCCGCCGACACATCCAGGGGAGATGCTTTTTGAGGAATTCGTTAAGCCACTTGGGCTTACTCAAGTAGAACTGGCACGTTGTCTTGGTGTTTCTTACCCTCGTCTCAACGAAATTATCAAAGGCAAACGTTCAGTAACACCGGATACGGCATTGCGGCTTTCCCGGGTGTTGGGCATGTCCCCGGACTTTTGGCTTGGCCTGCAACAGGATTGGGACCTCTGGCATGTCATGAACAGCCCTGAAGCAGAAAATATCAATCGTCTGAAACCAATCCCCAGGAACCAACATTCTTTTGCATAA
- a CDS encoding antitoxin, with protein sequence MDTAKLFFNGRSQAVRLPKAYRFEGKEVYIKKVSQGILIIPKDKTVWGAWEENLKKYDEPFMTDRNQFDSQQERDGLNDLFD encoded by the coding sequence ATGGATACTGCAAAATTATTTTTTAATGGACGAAGTCAGGCAGTTCGTTTGCCTAAGGCTTATCGATTCGAAGGAAAGGAAGTATACATTAAAAAAGTTTCTCAAGGAATTTTAATAATACCTAAAGATAAAACAGTATGGGGTGCTTGGGAAGAAAACTTAAAAAAATATGACGAACCGTTTATGACTGACAGGAATCAGTTCGATTCTCAACAGGAGAGGGATGGTTTAAATGATCTATTTGATTGA
- the vapC gene encoding type II toxin-antitoxin system tRNA(fMet)-specific endonuclease VapC: MIYLIDTNICIYLMNQKPSKVIQKFKNTKVGEIGISTITVSELNYGVAKSNLKKQNAQRLEEFLTPFEILPYDEAASKHYGMIRSELESQGKVIGPLDMLIAAHALSEDLVLITNNEKEFLRIKSLKVENWAK; this comes from the coding sequence ATGATCTATTTGATTGATACCAATATTTGTATTTATTTAATGAACCAAAAACCCTCTAAAGTAATTCAAAAATTTAAAAACACAAAAGTTGGAGAGATCGGCATATCCACGATTACAGTATCCGAGTTAAATTATGGTGTTGCAAAAAGCAATTTAAAAAAACAGAATGCCCAACGACTTGAAGAATTTCTTACCCCATTTGAAATCCTGCCGTATGATGAGGCTGCATCAAAACATTACGGAATGATTCGCAGTGAGCTTGAATCACAGGGCAAAGTTATTGGCCCTCTTGATATGCTTATTGCTGCTCATGCGCTAAGTGAAGATTTGGTGTTAATTACAAATAATGAAAAAGAATTTCTAAGAATTAAATCATTAAAGGTTGAAAACTGGGCTAAGTAG
- a CDS encoding type II toxin-antitoxin system YhaV family toxin, with translation MQSHGWTLLFHDCLIQQLKRLSAACQRARSSDPEGWLANANVKLYHALSRLMLRTIPADPGHPVYRQGNTLGEDHRHWCRARIGRRFRLFFRYDSASKIIIYAWVNDQQTEVVPPS, from the coding sequence ATGCAGAGCCATGGCTGGACGCTGCTCTTTCATGACTGCCTGATCCAACAGCTGAAACGCCTTTCTGCAGCTTGCCAACGCGCCAGGTCTTCCGACCCTGAAGGCTGGCTGGCCAATGCAAATGTCAAGCTGTATCATGCGCTATCAAGGCTGATGTTAAGGACCATACCTGCCGATCCTGGTCATCCCGTGTACCGCCAGGGCAACACTTTGGGAGAGGATCACAGACACTGGTGCAGGGCCAGGATAGGCAGGCGATTTCGCCTCTTTTTTCGCTACGACTCTGCTTCGAAGATCATTATCTATGCCTGGGTCAATGACCAGCAAACTGAGGTGGTCCCACCCTCCTAG
- a CDS encoding type II toxin-antitoxin system PrlF family antitoxin, whose protein sequence is MTTIREMATMSSKGQVTLPKAIRKALNIDAGSRLAFTLRGNEIVISPEDEHNDPAVASFLNLLEQDIAHGRHVSVLPDDLVKSLVTALEYDQGHDQEISGDVHL, encoded by the coding sequence ATGACGACAATTAGAGAAATGGCCACCATGTCTTCCAAGGGCCAGGTGACCCTGCCCAAAGCCATCCGTAAGGCTCTGAATATTGATGCAGGGTCCAGGCTGGCCTTCACCCTCCGCGGCAATGAAATCGTAATTAGCCCCGAAGATGAGCACAATGACCCGGCTGTAGCCTCTTTTTTGAATCTGCTGGAACAGGACATCGCGCACGGCCGCCATGTTTCAGTTCTCCCGGACGATCTTGTCAAAAGCCTGGTCACGGCCCTTGAATACGATCAAGGCCATGATCAGGAAATCTCTGGAGATGTGCACCTGTAA